Proteins found in one Arcobacter sp. F2176 genomic segment:
- the feoB gene encoding ferrous iron transport protein B yields the protein MRNINENKLIKIALVGQPNVGKSMLINSISNSKLRVGNFSGVTVEKKQIEFQYEDYLFQITDLPGSYSLNDYTIEEKVTKNYLEKGDYDIILNVLDSTNLERNLYLTTELLALDKKMVIALNMSDEADNEGISINENQLAKIIGKPCVKTSAKNKTGIDTLINTMIQKYNSSKFESKLIFSNVMEEEISNIKRLLSEKKYTNDVDYREIAIKLLQEDKKTYLKFHDEPIWTELQPVLKEALEHIYLHYNTKDLDEIFADEKNSFARGAAQEVVSTKKIYGKDLSSKIDAILINKVLGIPIFLFFMWGLFQLTFVIGNIPMDMIDSFFASLVDGTKNILGDNELSSLIADGAIAGVGAVILFVPNIVILFFGIALLETTGYMSRVAFLLDGFFHKFGLHGKSFIPLVSGFGCSVPAYMAARTLKNDRDRLLTLFVIGFMSCGARLPIYVLFTGAFFSGDSAGNILFLIYITGAILGLIAAKVLKITVFKSEDEPFVMEMPKYRLPTLKLIWHTVSNQALMYLKKAGTYILAASILIWFASNYPKNHEYTQEINAKIEQTLDEAKKQELQNEIVQYNLENSYLGIVGKFSQPLFAPLGFDWRMTVALETGLAAKEIVVSTLGILYGLGDQLTEESDTLLDKIKNNIPITSALSFIMFVMIYIPCLAASMVFAREAGGWKYLVYLFIFTTGTAWVLSFITYNIARIVT from the coding sequence ATGCGAAATATAAATGAAAATAAACTAATCAAAATAGCCCTTGTAGGGCAACCAAATGTTGGAAAATCGATGCTTATAAATTCTATTTCCAATTCAAAACTAAGAGTGGGAAATTTCTCAGGAGTAACTGTTGAAAAAAAACAAATAGAATTTCAATATGAAGATTATCTTTTTCAAATTACAGATTTACCAGGTTCATACTCTTTAAATGACTACACAATTGAAGAAAAAGTTACAAAGAACTACCTTGAAAAAGGTGATTATGATATTATATTAAATGTTTTAGACTCTACAAATCTAGAAAGGAATCTCTATTTAACAACTGAATTATTAGCTTTAGATAAAAAAATGGTTATTGCTTTAAATATGAGTGATGAAGCAGATAATGAAGGTATATCAATAAATGAAAATCAATTGGCAAAAATCATAGGGAAGCCTTGTGTAAAAACATCTGCTAAAAATAAAACAGGTATTGACACTCTAATAAATACTATGATTCAAAAATACAATTCTTCTAAATTTGAATCAAAACTAATTTTTTCAAATGTAATGGAAGAAGAAATCTCAAATATAAAAAGACTTTTAAGCGAAAAAAAATATACAAATGATGTTGACTATAGAGAAATTGCAATTAAACTATTGCAAGAAGATAAAAAGACATATCTAAAATTTCATGATGAGCCAATTTGGACAGAATTACAGCCTGTATTAAAAGAAGCTTTAGAACATATATATTTACACTACAATACAAAAGATTTAGATGAAATTTTTGCAGACGAAAAGAACTCTTTTGCAAGAGGTGCAGCACAAGAAGTTGTAAGTACTAAAAAAATCTATGGCAAAGACTTAAGTTCAAAAATTGATGCTATTTTAATAAATAAGGTTTTAGGTATTCCTATCTTTTTATTTTTTATGTGGGGACTTTTTCAACTAACTTTCGTAATTGGTAATATTCCAATGGATATGATTGATTCATTCTTTGCTTCCCTTGTAGATGGAACAAAAAATATTTTAGGAGATAATGAGCTATCTTCATTAATAGCAGATGGGGCAATAGCTGGAGTTGGGGCAGTAATATTATTTGTACCAAATATTGTAATTTTATTTTTTGGTATTGCTTTACTTGAAACTACTGGGTACATGAGTAGAGTTGCATTTTTACTTGATGGTTTTTTTCATAAATTTGGACTTCATGGAAAATCATTTATCCCTTTAGTTTCTGGATTTGGATGTTCAGTTCCTGCATATATGGCAGCAAGAACACTTAAAAATGACAGGGACAGACTATTAACTTTATTTGTTATTGGGTTCATGTCTTGTGGAGCTAGACTTCCAATATATGTACTTTTTACAGGAGCATTCTTTTCAGGTGATAGTGCAGGAAATATTTTATTTTTAATATATATTACAGGAGCTATTCTTGGACTTATAGCTGCAAAAGTACTTAAAATAACAGTTTTCAAAAGTGAAGATGAACCTTTTGTAATGGAAATGCCAAAATATAGACTTCCTACACTTAAACTTATTTGGCACACAGTTTCAAATCAAGCTTTAATGTACTTAAAAAAAGCGGGAACATATATTTTAGCTGCTTCAATTTTGATTTGGTTTGCTTCAAATTATCCAAAGAACCATGAATATACTCAAGAAATCAATGCAAAAATAGAACAAACTTTGGATGAAGCAAAAAAACAAGAGTTGCAAAATGAAATTGTTCAATATAATTTAGAAAATTCTTATTTAGGAATTGTTGGTAAATTTTCTCAACCATTATTTGCACCTCTAGGCTTTGATTGGAGAATGACAGTTGCCTTAGAAACTGGACTTGCTGCAAAAGAAATAGTTGTTTCTACTTTAGGTATTTTATATGGTCTAGGAGATCAATTAACAGAAGAGAGTGATACATTACTTGATAAAATTAAAAATAATATACCAATTACTTCAGCACTTTCATTTATTATGTTTGTAATGATTTATATACCTTGTTTAGCGGCATCAATGGTTTTTGCAAGGGAAGCAGGTGGATGGAAGTATCTAGTTTATCTTTTTATTTTCACAACAGGAACAGCGTGGGTTTTATCTTTCATAACTTATAATATTGCAAGAATAGTTACATAA
- a CDS encoding arginyltransferase, whose amino-acid sequence MQLIDDELEFVENNKDCSYFDNEISDIRYRYLKNCTPEDYQNMLEHGWRRFGRMHFVPECKNCTKCISIRIDVANYKFSKSEKRVMAKNKDTKVYIQPPSISVDHLNLYDKYHKFMNDKKSWPYAPIEPIEYSRSYIDGKTSYTKEFLYMRDDKLIGVALTDILDKSISSIYCFYDHDYEKLSIGKFSILAQIKVAKQLKIPYIYLGYWIKDHFSMGYKEAYTPFEVLENRASLEEETIWNKYKV is encoded by the coding sequence ATGCAATTGATAGATGATGAATTAGAGTTTGTAGAGAATAATAAAGATTGTTCTTATTTTGACAATGAAATATCTGATATAAGATATAGATACTTAAAAAACTGCACGCCAGAAGATTACCAAAACATGCTTGAGCATGGATGGAGAAGATTTGGTAGAATGCACTTTGTTCCAGAGTGCAAGAATTGTACTAAGTGTATAAGTATCAGAATTGATGTTGCAAATTATAAATTCTCTAAATCAGAAAAAAGGGTAATGGCAAAAAATAAAGATACAAAAGTTTATATTCAACCTCCTTCAATTTCTGTAGATCATCTAAATTTATATGATAAGTATCATAAGTTTATGAATGATAAAAAATCATGGCCTTATGCACCAATAGAACCAATAGAATATAGTAGATCTTATATTGATGGTAAAACTTCATATACAAAAGAGTTTTTGTATATGAGAGATGATAAATTAATTGGTGTAGCTTTAACTGATATTTTAGATAAATCTATATCTTCTATTTATTGTTTTTATGACCATGATTATGAAAAATTATCTATTGGCAAATTTTCAATATTAGCTCAAATAAAAGTTGCAAAACAATTAAAAATCCCTTATATCTATTTAGGTTATTGGATAAAAGATCATTTTTCTATGGGTTACAAAGAAGCATATACCCCTTTTGAAGTACTAGAAAATAGAGCCTCTTTAGAAGAAGAGACTATTTGGAATAAATATAAGGTATAA
- the trpA gene encoding tryptophan synthase subunit alpha, which translates to MKKLVGYITASLPENNFTVDLAFNMKDAGVDILELGIPFTDPVADGPVIEKANLIALKNGFKLKDLFEVSSKIAPEMKTLWMGYANPFYHYGIEKFFAKAQEFGVKGAIVPDFPFEESLKYNKLASHYEQALISFVAPTHSENRIKKVVEHSKEFVYMVAYAGITGSGVEEDLSDIIDNVRKYTKTPLFIGFGVDEKTAKAKAKNVDGVIVGSAFVKHLIDDSLSNNEKIQRITAIAKEIKEKINE; encoded by the coding sequence TTGAAAAAACTTGTTGGATATATTACAGCATCATTGCCTGAAAACAATTTTACAGTAGATTTAGCTTTTAATATGAAAGATGCAGGTGTTGATATTTTAGAGTTAGGTATTCCTTTTACTGATCCAGTAGCTGATGGTCCAGTAATTGAAAAAGCAAATTTAATAGCACTAAAAAATGGTTTTAAATTAAAAGATTTATTTGAAGTTTCAAGTAAAATTGCTCCTGAGATGAAAACATTGTGGATGGGTTATGCTAATCCTTTTTATCATTATGGAATAGAAAAGTTTTTTGCTAAAGCACAAGAGTTTGGAGTAAAAGGCGCTATTGTTCCTGATTTTCCTTTTGAAGAGAGTTTAAAATATAATAAATTAGCTAGTCATTATGAACAAGCTTTAATCTCTTTTGTAGCTCCAACTCATAGTGAAAATAGAATTAAAAAAGTTGTTGAACATTCTAAAGAGTTTGTTTATATGGTAGCTTATGCAGGTATTACTGGAAGTGGAGTAGAAGAGGACTTAAGTGATATTATTGATAATGTTAGAAAGTATACGAAGACTCCCTTATTTATTGGATTTGGGGTAGATGAAAAAACTGCAAAAGCAAAAGCAAAGAATGTTGATGGTGTAATAGTTGGATCTGCTTTTGTTAAACATCTTATAGATGATAGTTTAAGTAATAACGAAAAAATCCAAAGAATAACTGCAATAGCAAAAGAGATAAAAGAAAAAATAAACGAGTAA